Below is a window of Streptomyces sp. WMMB303 DNA.
CCGGTACGGCCCGGGCCGCGGCGGAGCAGCACACGCCCCGGCCGGCCACGGCCGCCATCGCCGGAAGCCGGGCCGACCCCGGTCCGTCCGGCGACGGCATGGAACTCTCCCGCACCACCCGGCCCATCGCACCGGGTGCGAAGCTCACCTCCTTCGACCGGCTCGAACCGGACAGCTGGCTGCGCGCGGACGCGCTCACCCTCGAGCTGGGCCGGACCCGGACCGGTACGACGGCCGACTACCTCTCCTCCGGCAAGGTCACCGAACGCCGGACGGTCGGCGACCTGGCCGCCGAGCACGATCCCGGACCGGGACGCCGCACCATCGCCGCGCTCAACGCCGACTTCTTCGACATCGACGAGACCGGCGCCCCGCTCGGCCCCGGCCTCCGCGGCGGCAAGCCCGTCCATTCCCCCGCGCCCGGGGTCTCCGAGGCCGTCGGCATCGGGCCGGACGCGGCGGGCCGCATCCTGGACCTGTACTTCGAGGGCACCGTCACCCTCCCGGCGGGCGACGTACCGCTCGGCGGCCGGAACGCCGCAGATGTCGCGGAGGACGGCATCGGGCTGTACGACGCGGACTGGGGCGGCGCCGACCGGGCGCTGACGGTCGACCAGGATCCCCAGGTCACGGAGGTGGCCGTGCGGGACGGCGACGTCACCTCGGTGGCCCGGAAGCCCGGCAGGGGCGAGATCCCGGAGGGGGTGAGCGTCCTGCTGGGCCGGGGCGACGGCGCCGACCGGCTCGCCGCGCTGCACCCCGGCGACCCGGTCGAGGTGGCCTACCGGATGCGCACCGACGACGGTTCCCCGCTGCCGCGCACGGCAGTCGGCGGCCGCGGCGTGCTGGTCGAGGACGGCACTCCGCAGAACTGGGACGGCAGGCCGAACAACACGGCGGCACCGCGCACCGCCGTCGGCTTCTCCAAGGACGGCGGCACGATGCACGTGCTGACGGTGGACGGCAGGCAGGCGGCCTCGGGCGGGGTGACGCTGACCGAACTCGCCCGGATGATGAAGAAGCTGGGCGCCTACAACGCCCTCAACCTGGACGGCGGCGGCTCCTCCACCCTGCTGGCCCGGAAGCCGGGCGGCACCGCTCTCCGGTTGGAGAACGCGCCCTCCGACGGCGAGCAGCGGGAGGTCGCGGACGCGCTGGCGCTGACGGCGCCGAAGGGGTCGGGCCGACTGTCCGGCTTCTGGGTGGAGACGGCCCTCGACCCGCGCGAGGCGGCCACCGCCGACACCATGCCGGGCGGCCACCCCGACCGCGTCTTCCCCGGGCTGACGCGGGCACTGACCGCCGCCCCGTACGACGAGACCTACGGCCCGGCCCGGGGCGCGCCGCGCCCCCGCTGGCGGACGGCGCGGCCGGACGTCGGCCGGGTGGACGCGCAGGGCGTCTTCCGGGCCCGCCGACCGGGCAGCACCTCGGTCACCGCCCGCGCCGGCGCCGCCGAGGGCAGCACGAAGCTGCGGGTCCTGGGGCCGCTGGACCGGGTACGTGCGACGACGGACCGGGTGGGCCTGGCGGACGGCGACGCCGACGGGTCGTTCGGGCTGATCGGATACGACGCGCAGGGCAACAGCGCACCGGTCGAGCCCGCGGACGCACGACTGTCCTACGACCACGCGCTCTTCTCGATCACCGCGGACGAGGACGCCGCCGACGGCAGGTTCACGGTCACGACCCGCTCCGGACAGGAGTCCGCGTCCGGCACGGTGACCGTCACCGTACGGGGGCACACCACCCGGCTGGGCGTCACCGTGGGGTTGCGCGAGCAGCCGGTGGCCGGCTTCGGCGACGCGTCCGACTGGACGTTCAGCGCGGCCCGGGCCACCGGCTCGGTGGCCCCCGAACCGGACGGCAAGGACGGTGGCGGGCTCAAACTGAGCTACGACTTCACCCGCTCGACGGCCACCCGTGCCGCCTACGCGAACCCGCCCGCCGAGCGGGAGATCCCCGGGCAGCCGCGCAGCTTCACGCTGTGGATCAGAGGGGACGGTTCGGGTGCCTGGCCCTCGCTGCACCTCAAGGACGCGGCGGGCACCGACCAGGTGCTGCGTGGCCCGCTGGTGGAGTGGCGGGACTGGCGCCAGGTCACCTTCGAGGTTCCCGAGGGGGTTGCGTATCCGCTCACGCTGCACCGCTTCTACCTCGCCGAGACCCGGCCCGCCGCACAGTACGAGGGTTCGGTGGTGCTGGACGAGCTGGTCGCCAGGACGCCGCCGGACATCGACCTGCCGAAGGTCGGGCGGCCGCACGATCCGCTGATCTCGACGGCCGCGGACACCGCCGGGCGCGACTGGCGGTTCGCGGTGATGTCGGACGCGCAGTTCGTCGCCCGCGATCCGGACAGCGAGGCCGTGCAGCAGGCACGCCGGACCCTGCGCGAGGTCCGCGCCGCCCGGCCCGACTTTCTGATCGTCAACGGGGATCTGGTGGACGAGGGAACCCCCGCGGACCTGGCGTTCGCGCGCACGGTGCTGGAGGAGGAGCTGGGGGACGCGGTCGACTGGTACTACGTGCCGGGGAACCACGAGGTGATGGGCGGTTCGATCGACCACTTCGTCCAGGAGTTCGGGCCCGCGCAGCGCACGTTCGACCACCGCGGCACGCGGTTCATCACGCTGGACACCTCGTCGCTGACGGTGCGGGGCGGCGGCTACGCCCAGTTCCAGGAGCTGCGCCGGCAGTTGGACGACGCCGCACGGGACCGCGGCATCGACTCCGTCACCGTCATCGAGCATGTACCGCCGCGCGATCCCACTCCGGCGCGGGCCAGCCGGCTCACGGACCGGATGGAGGCCGACCTGCTGGAGGGCTGGCTGGCCGACTTCCGGTCCCGTTCGGGCAAGGGCGCGGCCCTGGTGGCGGGCCATGTCGGCGTCTTCGACGCCTCCCGGGTGGACGGTGTCCCGTATCTGGTGAACGGGAACTCGGCCAAGGCTCCGGCCGCTCCGCCGGGTGCGGGCGGCTTCACGGGCTGGTCGCTGCTGGGCGTGGACCGGGGTCGGCCGCGCGACGGTGACTGGCTCTCGGTGCAGACCCGCGCCCACGTGGACGCGCTGCTGCTGGACGCGCCCGAGCGGCTCTCGGTGGGCGGGCAGGGCACCGCGTCGGCGACCGTGCGGCAGGGCAGCGGGCCGACGGCACGCCGGGTTCCGGTCGACTGGCCGGTGAGCGCGGACTGGCCCGGCTCGCAGGGGCTGTGCGTGAAGGGCGCGGTGCCCCGCGGACGCTGTGTGGCCTCCTACGATCCGGCGGACGGCACGCTGACCGGGCGCAGACCGGGCACGGTCACCCTTGCGGTGCTGGTCAACGGGGAGCGGGCTGCACAGCGGGTGACCGTCAGCCGATGATCCGGCCGGGCGGCGGGGCACCGGCCACCGGCGCCGGACGCGGTCCCGGCCCCGCCCCCTACCGGAAGGAGTGGCGGGGCGGGGCCGGGGGACGGGGGCTCCGGGAGCGGCCGGAGGCCGGTGACCGGTCAGGGGCCGGGGCCGGTGACCGGTCGGGAACCGGAGGGTCAGGAACCGGTGCGGGTCCGCTCGTCGTGCTCGGCCTCCGCCGCGGCCCGTGCCTGCTTGCGGGAGGCCGCCAGTGAGGTGATCGTCGTGATGATCAGCACGGCGCAGATGACGCCCAGCGACACCGGGATGCTGATCTCCGGAACATGGACCCCGGTCTCGTGCAGCGCGTGCAGCACCAGCTTGACGCCGATGAAGCCGAGGATGATCGAGAGCCCGTAGGAGAGGTGCACCAGCTTCTGCAGCAGGCCGCCGATCAGGAAGTAGAGCTGCCGCAGGCCCATCAGGGCGAACGCGTTGGCGGTGAAGACGATGTACGGGTCCTGGGTGAGGCCGAAGATCGCCGGAATGGAGTCCAGCGCGAACAGCACGTCGGTGGTGCCGATCGCCAGCATGACGATCAGCATGGGCGTCATCAGCCGCTTGCCGTTCTCGACGACGAACAGCTTGGTGCCGTGGTACTTGTCCGTCGAGGGGAAGCGCCGCTCGACGGCCTTGAGCAGCCGGTTCTCCTCGAACTCCTCCTCGTCGTCACCGGAGCGGGCCTCCTGGACGAGCTTCCACGCCGTCCAGATCAGGAAGGCACCGAAGAGGAAGAAGACCCAGGAGAAGGTGGAGATGATCGCGGCCCCGGCGGCGATGAAGGCACCGCGCAGCACCAGGGCGATGAGCACACCGACCATCAGCACCCGCTGCTGGTAGATCGAGGGCACCGCGAACTTCGCCATGATCAGCACGAAGACGAAGAGGTTGTCGACGCTCAGGGACTTCTCGGTGATGAAGCCCGCGAAGAACTCGCCGGACGCCTGGCCGTTCCCGAAGAGGAAGAGGCCGAGTCCGAAGAGCGCGGCGAGGACGATCCAGACGGTCGTCCAGATACCGGCCTCCTTGAGGGAGACCTCGTGCGGCTTGCGGCCGCCGATGAAGAAGTCCACCGCGATGAGGGCGGACAGGCCGACGATGGTCAGCGCCCAGGTGGTCATGGATATGTCCATGCGTGATCCTCCGGCTTGCATTCGAGCATGGGCCGGAGGTCTCTTCCACCCGGGAGCCGCCGCCCGCAGCGGCCCGGGCCGGTGCCCCGGGGCCGTTTTGTCCGGCCCGTACTGACGGGATCACCGCATGGCTGGGAATACTCCCCTCCGATACAAGAGAGAGTAAAGTAAAACCATGTAAAGGTAAAGAGCATGGTCGAGCGGGTCCGCCCCCGCAAGGGGATCGGGTGCGGTCGGACCCGGTCCCGGGCTCAGGATTCGTCCCCGGCTTCAGGCGCCGGAGCGACGGTTCTCAGCCGCCGGCCGTGCGGCGCGCGGCAGCGGCGTGCCGCAGCACCTGCGGCACGACCTGGCTGCCGGCGGGCACCCGCAGCGGCTCGTACGTCCAGGCATGGCCCACCCACGGATCGGCCAGATGATCGTCCGGGACCGGAGTCAGCCGCAGCAGCGAACGCCACAGCGGATCGAGCAGCGGCCCGAAGCCGCGCGCCTCGTCCCGGTCGGCGACCAGCAGCAGGCTGACGCCGACCGCGGGCCCCTCGTCCGCCAGGTAGCGCAATTGGTTGACGGCGCGGTCGTCGAAGCCGTGCGGGAAGTCGTGGACGACCAGGAGCTGATCGGCCAGATCCAGGTCGGGCGGAAGTGCGTCGGTAGCCCCGCTGCGTACCGCCATCCGGACGAGGTCCACGCGTTGCGTCAGCCGCTCCAGGGTGCGGGCGACGCCGGAGGCGCCCGCGGCGGGCGGGTCCGGCAGCACCCCCGACTCCACCAGCGGAAGGAGCGCGGTCGCCGCCGCGCCCCCCGGGTCGATGATCCGGAGGGTCAGCTCGCCGGGCGGATGTACAGCCAGGATGCGGGCGGCCAGCGCGGCGGCGGTCGTCTGCGCGAGACGACGCAGCTCGTCCGCGTCCGCCGCCCCTGCCTCGGGGCTCCGCGGACGGCCGCTGTCGATCCACAGCCCCCGCTCCAGGGGCAGCCGCACCAGCAGGGGAACCCGCAGCCCGGCGCGCTCCGGGAGACTCAGATCGCCCACCCGGAGCGCCAGAGGGCGCTCGGTGGGCGGCCGGTAGGCGTGCCAGACGGGGTTGTCCCAGCGGGCCAGCGCCGGTGGCAGCGCCGGTTCGACCACCTCGGCCTCGGCCTCGAGCTGCGCCGCGTCCCGATCCAGCGCGGCACGGGCCTGCTCCACCAGCGCGCTGTGCTTGGCCTCGGCCCGGGCGCGGGCCTCCGTCGCGGCGGGGCCGACCCGGGACTGCGGATCGGCGAGCACCGCGTCGAGTTCGCGCTCCCTGCG
It encodes the following:
- a CDS encoding phosphodiester glycosidase family protein, with the translated sequence MATAAALLAGLLSAGTARAAAEQHTPRPATAAIAGSRADPGPSGDGMELSRTTRPIAPGAKLTSFDRLEPDSWLRADALTLELGRTRTGTTADYLSSGKVTERRTVGDLAAEHDPGPGRRTIAALNADFFDIDETGAPLGPGLRGGKPVHSPAPGVSEAVGIGPDAAGRILDLYFEGTVTLPAGDVPLGGRNAADVAEDGIGLYDADWGGADRALTVDQDPQVTEVAVRDGDVTSVARKPGRGEIPEGVSVLLGRGDGADRLAALHPGDPVEVAYRMRTDDGSPLPRTAVGGRGVLVEDGTPQNWDGRPNNTAAPRTAVGFSKDGGTMHVLTVDGRQAASGGVTLTELARMMKKLGAYNALNLDGGGSSTLLARKPGGTALRLENAPSDGEQREVADALALTAPKGSGRLSGFWVETALDPREAATADTMPGGHPDRVFPGLTRALTAAPYDETYGPARGAPRPRWRTARPDVGRVDAQGVFRARRPGSTSVTARAGAAEGSTKLRVLGPLDRVRATTDRVGLADGDADGSFGLIGYDAQGNSAPVEPADARLSYDHALFSITADEDAADGRFTVTTRSGQESASGTVTVTVRGHTTRLGVTVGLREQPVAGFGDASDWTFSAARATGSVAPEPDGKDGGGLKLSYDFTRSTATRAAYANPPAEREIPGQPRSFTLWIRGDGSGAWPSLHLKDAAGTDQVLRGPLVEWRDWRQVTFEVPEGVAYPLTLHRFYLAETRPAAQYEGSVVLDELVARTPPDIDLPKVGRPHDPLISTAADTAGRDWRFAVMSDAQFVARDPDSEAVQQARRTLREVRAARPDFLIVNGDLVDEGTPADLAFARTVLEEELGDAVDWYYVPGNHEVMGGSIDHFVQEFGPAQRTFDHRGTRFITLDTSSLTVRGGGYAQFQELRRQLDDAARDRGIDSVTVIEHVPPRDPTPARASRLTDRMEADLLEGWLADFRSRSGKGAALVAGHVGVFDASRVDGVPYLVNGNSAKAPAAPPGAGGFTGWSLLGVDRGRPRDGDWLSVQTRAHVDALLLDAPERLSVGGQGTASATVRQGSGPTARRVPVDWPVSADWPGSQGLCVKGAVPRGRCVASYDPADGTLTGRRPGTVTLAVLVNGERAAQRVTVSR
- a CDS encoding TerC family protein, which encodes MDISMTTWALTIVGLSALIAVDFFIGGRKPHEVSLKEAGIWTTVWIVLAALFGLGLFLFGNGQASGEFFAGFITEKSLSVDNLFVFVLIMAKFAVPSIYQQRVLMVGVLIALVLRGAFIAAGAAIISTFSWVFFLFGAFLIWTAWKLVQEARSGDDEEEFEENRLLKAVERRFPSTDKYHGTKLFVVENGKRLMTPMLIVMLAIGTTDVLFALDSIPAIFGLTQDPYIVFTANAFALMGLRQLYFLIGGLLQKLVHLSYGLSIILGFIGVKLVLHALHETGVHVPEISIPVSLGVICAVLIITTITSLAASRKQARAAAEAEHDERTRTGS
- a CDS encoding TerD family protein, with product MTAELVRGQNHPLPGTRMEIRVTAGTPVVAGATLNDAQGRIRGAEWTAHPAAPRLPGVEVSRRAAAVHRLALDPGALPEDVERVCILLALPAGPGAPAGFAGLPAPFLAVTGPDGTEIAGYTVTGLTTESAVVALELYLRRGVWKVRAVGQGYADGLAALFADQGLAEARTLADAVQEAVAAGADDAVAPPPEGPLRHAAAIRGTAEGPTAASGRGEGPAREDPPPVAPSAASSGGASPGGAVDYRHPRRAPATTGAAQPQGGSPPSAPSAPGPGSGAGEGAQPVAGDAPGWSMEERLYNQVWGIFEDLARSVAAYRSAVDFAETRRERELDAVLADPQSRVGPAATEARARAEAKHSALVEQARAALDRDAAQLEAEAEVVEPALPPALARWDNPVWHAYRPPTERPLALRVGDLSLPERAGLRVPLLVRLPLERGLWIDSGRPRSPEAGAADADELRRLAQTTAAALAARILAVHPPGELTLRIIDPGGAAATALLPLVESGVLPDPPAAGASGVARTLERLTQRVDLVRMAVRSGATDALPPDLDLADQLLVVHDFPHGFDDRAVNQLRYLADEGPAVGVSLLLVADRDEARGFGPLLDPLWRSLLRLTPVPDDHLADPWVGHAWTYEPLRVPAGSQVVPQVLRHAAAARRTAGG